One window of Bdellovibrionales bacterium genomic DNA carries:
- a CDS encoding UDP-N-acetylmuramoyl-L-alanyl-D-glutamate--2,6-diaminopimelate ligase — translation MKLQHLFSIFPGIPENAFSHLEVTDICYDARKVTPGAVFVAIKGSKADGHDFLADAISKGAVAVVLEDRAKLPEGFSGFVLQVPNSRQVLDILASRYFWDPGRDLFCVGVTGTNGKTSITYMVECILDYARMPVGVIGTVNHRLGDKVWPSEMTTPDPVNVQRRLNEFRQEGASAVVMEVSSHALEQKRVDSVPFNAVVFTNLTRDHLDYHGTMEEYFKAKQRLFTDLLWKTSKSPCFAIINTDDKWGRQLRVADPAILWTYGHREGDFQYEILKMDYTSTRFKIQTPAGEAEVLLPMSGTHNVMNALASIAVGIAAGVSLQTCVKALENFKGVPGRLQSVTNDKNISVFVDYAHSPDALENVLNAIIKVRETMRTDSKIWTVFGCGGDRDKGKRPLMTQMALKYSDHVIITSDNPRTEDPQAIIRDMTEELPAGEQYKIQIEVQRREAIQKAIKQAKVGDVVLIAGKGHEDYQIIGTEKLPFSDFLVAQEFLK, via the coding sequence ATGAAGCTGCAGCATTTATTTTCAATATTTCCAGGAATTCCCGAGAATGCGTTTTCGCATCTCGAGGTCACGGATATTTGTTACGATGCTCGGAAAGTCACTCCCGGTGCGGTTTTTGTAGCTATCAAAGGCTCGAAGGCGGATGGTCATGATTTCCTTGCGGATGCGATTTCAAAAGGTGCTGTGGCTGTTGTCCTTGAAGATCGCGCTAAACTTCCAGAAGGTTTTTCTGGTTTCGTATTGCAGGTTCCAAACTCCAGACAAGTGCTGGATATTCTTGCGAGCCGTTATTTCTGGGATCCAGGTCGTGATTTGTTCTGCGTCGGTGTGACGGGAACAAACGGTAAAACGTCGATCACCTATATGGTGGAGTGCATTCTTGATTACGCGAGAATGCCCGTGGGCGTAATCGGCACTGTGAATCATCGTCTGGGCGACAAGGTGTGGCCCTCTGAGATGACGACGCCGGACCCCGTGAATGTCCAAAGACGTTTAAATGAGTTCCGTCAAGAGGGTGCTTCCGCAGTTGTGATGGAAGTATCGAGTCACGCACTGGAGCAAAAGCGTGTGGACAGCGTTCCGTTCAACGCCGTGGTCTTCACAAATTTGACGCGTGATCATCTCGATTATCACGGAACAATGGAAGAGTACTTCAAAGCCAAGCAAAGACTTTTCACGGATCTTCTTTGGAAGACCAGCAAGAGCCCTTGCTTTGCGATCATCAATACCGATGACAAATGGGGACGTCAGCTGCGCGTGGCAGATCCTGCCATCTTGTGGACGTACGGTCATCGCGAAGGTGACTTCCAATATGAAATCCTGAAAATGGATTACACGTCGACGCGATTTAAAATTCAAACTCCGGCGGGTGAGGCCGAAGTGCTATTGCCGATGTCTGGCACTCACAATGTGATGAATGCGTTAGCGTCCATTGCGGTGGGTATTGCCGCCGGCGTTTCTTTGCAGACCTGTGTGAAGGCGCTGGAAAACTTTAAAGGAGTTCCGGGTCGTCTTCAATCTGTGACAAATGACAAGAATATCTCGGTCTTTGTCGATTACGCACATTCTCCGGATGCCTTGGAGAATGTTTTAAATGCGATCATCAAGGTGCGTGAGACGATGCGCACGGATTCAAAAATCTGGACGGTGTTTGGCTGCGGCGGTGACCGCGATAAAGGCAAACGCCCGTTAATGACTCAAATGGCTCTGAAATATTCAGATCATGTGATCATCACCTCTGATAATCCTCGCACGGAAGATCCACAGGCGATCATCCGCGACATGACGGAAGAGTTGCCAGCGGGCGAGCAGTACAAAATTCAAATCGAAGTTCAGCGTCGTGAAGCGATTCAAAAAGCCATCAAACAAGCCAAGGTCGGCGATGTGGTTTTAATCGCGGGTAAAGGGCACGAAGATTATCAAATCATCGGCACCGAAAAATTACCATTCAGCGACTTCTTGGTCGCTCAGGAGTTTTTGAAATGA
- the murD gene encoding UDP-N-acetylmuramoyl-L-alanine--D-glutamate ligase — translation MFREVSELKDKRILVVGLGKTGVSLAHFLCKYEAQVTVTDHKSKPELSAQLEQCEGLPIKFDLGGHSPKTFLQQDLVILSPGVPSNLKIFDYARSQGIKITGEFEFSAGFIKEPIIGITGTNGKTTVARLIEAFLNKSDIKSWVGGASEKPLVDYLRLDDKAQVVIAEVSSFMLEHSENFNPMNVVFTNLAENHLDRYRSMEEYVNAKRRIFKNTNQATTSILNADDNAVVELARDPQVQRGRIFYFSRKPALEPQIMNIGGAVNIGDEIRVRTGPDIEYYTIKGMKMKGKHNIENLMAAILAAREHGAKHDAIQTVINGFANLAHRIEYVRKVGGVQFYNDSKATNVHAVLRALDTFDENVILIAGGKDTNLNYEPLRNIVKRKVKTLILVGEAKERINRDLGDYSETFLIGTFEEAVLIAYQKSRIGDIVLLSPSCSSFDMFDSFEERGDYFKEIVRKFH, via the coding sequence ATGTTCAGAGAAGTTAGTGAATTAAAAGATAAGAGAATTCTTGTCGTCGGTTTAGGAAAAACCGGTGTGAGCCTCGCGCACTTTTTGTGCAAATACGAAGCTCAAGTGACTGTGACGGATCACAAATCAAAACCAGAGTTGTCAGCACAACTCGAGCAGTGCGAAGGGTTGCCAATCAAGTTTGATTTGGGCGGCCACAGCCCGAAGACATTCTTGCAACAGGATCTCGTGATCTTGAGCCCAGGCGTGCCTTCAAACTTGAAGATCTTCGACTATGCTCGTAGCCAGGGTATCAAAATCACTGGTGAGTTCGAATTCAGCGCGGGCTTTATTAAAGAGCCTATCATCGGTATCACGGGGACTAACGGTAAAACGACGGTAGCGCGTTTGATCGAAGCTTTCTTGAATAAATCAGACATCAAATCATGGGTTGGGGGTGCGAGTGAAAAGCCTCTCGTTGATTACCTTCGCCTGGATGACAAAGCTCAGGTTGTGATCGCCGAAGTATCAAGCTTCATGCTTGAGCACAGCGAGAACTTCAATCCAATGAATGTTGTTTTCACGAACTTGGCTGAAAACCACTTGGATCGTTATCGTTCCATGGAAGAGTACGTGAACGCAAAACGCCGTATCTTCAAAAACACGAACCAAGCTACTACGAGTATTTTGAATGCTGACGACAACGCGGTTGTCGAGTTGGCGCGTGATCCTCAGGTTCAGCGCGGAAGAATTTTCTACTTCTCTCGCAAACCGGCTTTGGAGCCGCAAATCATGAACATCGGTGGCGCCGTGAATATCGGTGATGAAATCCGTGTTCGTACCGGTCCAGACATCGAGTACTACACGATCAAGGGCATGAAGATGAAAGGTAAGCACAACATCGAGAATTTGATGGCGGCGATCCTTGCAGCTCGTGAACATGGTGCTAAGCACGATGCGATCCAAACTGTGATCAACGGTTTTGCCAATCTTGCTCATCGTATCGAGTACGTGCGCAAAGTGGGTGGCGTTCAGTTCTACAACGACTCGAAAGCGACGAACGTTCACGCCGTTCTTCGTGCGTTGGATACTTTCGATGAAAACGTGATTCTGATTGCGGGTGGTAAAGACACCAACCTCAATTACGAACCGCTTCGTAACATCGTGAAGCGCAAAGTTAAGACCTTGATCCTGGTCGGTGAAGCCAAAGAGCGCATCAACCGCGATCTTGGGGATTATAGCGAAACTTTCTTGATTGGCACTTTCGAAGAAGCGGTCTTGATCGCTTATCAGAAGTCCAGAATTGGTGACATCGTCTTGCTCTCTCCAAGCTGCTCGAGCTTTGATATGTTTGATAGCTTTGAAGAGCGCGGTGATTACTTCAAGGAAATCGTTCGTAAGTTCCATTAA
- a CDS encoding transpeptidase family protein: protein MKSRIIAVFAGVMVLWGALILRAAYLQFLPNEKLQSLQNRQFQTVVTLQARRGAIIDRNGRDLAMSGTAYSLYADPKLLEKRKPLAKALAKELGVTAESIYGKIKDGNKRFVWIQRLMDEDKANKIKSWNIRGLSFVEEWRRVYPNETLLAHTLGFLGSEGQGLEGLEKSFEGDLKGNAKKVSVRRDARGRPLIADGLLFTENPDGNEIKLTVDSDIQYNLENELAQAVQTHEADSAVGVILDAETSAIVAMASVPTFDVNKAMKTSADVRRDKVATDAFEPGSTLKTFVIASALRQGLVAPNTKFFCENGSFRIGDKVIHEAETHESFGNLSVSEILAVSSNIGTTKIAFKMGADSLRQGLLDFGFGSKLGVDLPGEARGAVQPLPWRPHLLSNISFGHGIAVTPLQMANAYAAIANGGVLNTPFIVSSIRDSETGQVREMQQKPIRRVLTPEQASQMRLMLSGVISDGGTGKNARVPGFLVAGKTGTAQKVNPNGRGYMKGAYISSFAGFLPANNPKFVIYVALDHPRKGFYGAAVAAPIFSRVASYVVRKEGLAPVLLTEKNILAGKRKAIKVDGEKSRGLATVTEGDIVSTSLELGVVPDVTTMTLREVLRRFNGKDISVKFRGQGVVTGVEPPVGAPLPENKEITVILR, encoded by the coding sequence TTGAAATCTCGTATTATTGCAGTTTTTGCCGGTGTGATGGTTCTTTGGGGGGCGCTGATTCTGCGTGCCGCCTATCTGCAGTTCTTGCCGAATGAAAAACTTCAATCATTGCAAAACCGCCAGTTCCAAACGGTGGTGACATTGCAAGCCCGTCGTGGCGCGATCATTGATCGCAATGGCCGTGATTTGGCGATGTCAGGTACAGCGTACTCTCTTTATGCCGATCCGAAGCTTCTTGAAAAGCGCAAGCCTTTGGCAAAAGCGCTGGCAAAAGAACTCGGAGTCACGGCTGAAAGTATTTACGGAAAAATCAAAGACGGCAATAAGCGCTTCGTTTGGATTCAGCGTCTGATGGACGAAGACAAAGCCAATAAAATCAAATCCTGGAATATCCGCGGTCTTTCTTTCGTTGAAGAGTGGCGCCGCGTTTATCCGAATGAAACTCTCTTGGCTCATACATTGGGATTCCTTGGCAGTGAAGGTCAAGGCTTGGAAGGATTGGAAAAATCTTTCGAAGGCGATCTCAAAGGAAATGCCAAGAAAGTTTCTGTTCGACGTGATGCCCGCGGGCGTCCTCTCATCGCAGACGGCTTGCTCTTTACCGAAAATCCAGACGGCAATGAAATCAAGCTCACAGTGGATTCTGATATTCAGTACAATCTTGAAAATGAATTGGCTCAAGCCGTGCAAACTCATGAAGCAGACTCGGCAGTGGGTGTGATCCTTGACGCAGAAACGTCAGCGATTGTTGCGATGGCGAGTGTGCCGACATTTGATGTGAATAAAGCGATGAAAACATCCGCTGATGTCCGTCGTGATAAAGTGGCAACAGACGCATTTGAACCAGGCAGTACTTTAAAGACGTTCGTGATCGCGTCCGCCTTGCGCCAAGGCCTTGTCGCTCCGAATACGAAGTTCTTCTGCGAAAACGGTTCTTTCCGAATTGGCGACAAAGTGATTCACGAAGCTGAAACGCACGAGAGTTTTGGCAATCTCTCGGTCAGCGAGATCTTGGCGGTGTCTTCAAACATCGGTACGACTAAGATTGCTTTCAAAATGGGTGCAGACAGCCTTCGTCAAGGTCTGTTGGATTTTGGTTTCGGCAGCAAGCTCGGCGTTGATCTGCCGGGCGAAGCGCGCGGGGCGGTTCAGCCGTTGCCTTGGCGTCCGCACTTGCTGAGTAATATTTCTTTCGGTCACGGTATTGCAGTGACTCCTTTACAGATGGCGAATGCGTATGCGGCGATTGCAAACGGTGGTGTGTTGAATACTCCATTCATCGTTTCATCAATTCGTGACAGCGAAACCGGTCAAGTTCGCGAGATGCAGCAAAAGCCGATTCGCCGTGTGCTTACTCCTGAGCAGGCATCGCAGATGCGTTTGATGTTAAGCGGAGTTATTTCTGACGGCGGAACCGGTAAAAATGCGCGTGTTCCGGGATTTCTTGTTGCTGGTAAAACAGGGACTGCGCAAAAAGTAAATCCAAACGGCCGCGGTTATATGAAGGGCGCTTATATTTCGAGCTTCGCTGGTTTTCTTCCAGCAAATAATCCAAAATTTGTGATCTACGTAGCGTTGGATCATCCGCGCAAAGGTTTCTATGGTGCGGCTGTGGCAGCTCCGATTTTCTCGCGTGTTGCTTCATATGTTGTTCGTAAAGAAGGTTTAGCGCCGGTCCTGTTGACTGAGAAAAACATTCTGGCAGGAAAGCGTAAGGCGATTAAAGTGGACGGCGAAAAAAGCCGTGGCCTTGCGACTGTTACTGAAGGCGACATCGTTTCAACCAGCCTTGAGCTTGGTGTCGTGCCAGATGTGACGACAATGACGTTGCGTGAAGTTTTACGCCGCTTTAACGGTAAAGATATCAGTGTGAAGTTCCGTGGGCAGGGAGTTGTGACGGGAGTTGAGCCTCCTGTTGGTGCTCCACTCCCTGAGAACAAAGAAATTACAGTGATTTTGCGCTGA
- the rsmH gene encoding 16S rRNA (cytosine(1402)-N(4))-methyltransferase RsmH — MVRDILENFAVFRDKKDLRYFDGTFGRGGHLRAVLANFPQVKAVVMDQDETAVKFGYENFRTEVESQQVRIIHGNFSEFQEHNLGSFDMMLLDLGVSSPQLDTADRGFSFNKDGPLDMRMNQTRGVTAEYILNTSSEQELNEMFKQYGEIHRPFRVVRAIVHDRKTKAWQSTKELAGLIERVDGWRHKGFHPATQYFMALRLRVNAELEVLEHTLPAMMQALNPGGRLAVISFHSLEDRIVKNIFRSDKEFGEQTHKRILLPTQEECDMNTRSRSAKLRVFERRVQDELGKF; from the coding sequence ATGGTGCGTGATATCCTCGAGAATTTCGCTGTTTTCAGAGACAAAAAAGACCTCCGTTATTTCGACGGAACCTTCGGTCGCGGCGGTCACTTGCGTGCCGTGCTTGCGAATTTTCCGCAAGTCAAAGCCGTGGTGATGGACCAAGACGAAACCGCGGTGAAATTCGGTTATGAAAATTTCAGGACTGAGGTCGAGTCTCAGCAAGTACGCATAATTCATGGAAATTTTTCAGAGTTTCAGGAGCACAATTTAGGTTCTTTTGATATGATGTTGTTAGACCTGGGAGTCAGCTCACCCCAGTTAGACACTGCAGACAGAGGCTTTAGCTTCAATAAAGACGGCCCTCTGGATATGCGTATGAACCAAACACGTGGCGTAACGGCGGAATATATTTTGAATACATCGTCCGAGCAGGAACTCAACGAAATGTTCAAACAGTATGGAGAGATCCATAGGCCTTTCCGTGTTGTCCGCGCTATCGTTCACGATCGTAAAACCAAAGCATGGCAAAGCACGAAAGAACTCGCGGGTCTTATTGAGCGCGTTGATGGCTGGAGACACAAAGGTTTCCATCCGGCGACTCAGTATTTCATGGCGCTTCGTTTGCGCGTGAATGCCGAGCTTGAGGTTTTAGAACACACATTGCCTGCAATGATGCAGGCCTTGAATCCGGGCGGACGCTTGGCCGTGATCAGCTTCCATTCCTTGGAAGACCGAATCGTAAAGAACATTTTTAGAAGTGATAAAGAGTTTGGTGAACAAACTCATAAAAGAATTTTACTACCCACTCAGGAAGAGTGCGATATGAATACTCGCTCGCGTAGTGCGAAGTTGAGAGTTTTTGAGAGGAGAGTTCAGGATGAGCTCGGAAAATTTTAG
- a CDS encoding phospho-N-acetylmuramoyl-pentapeptide-transferase: protein MLYQWLYSLADQFSPLNIFRYITVRTFISFFTSFFMAWMWGPYFINRLKEKHFGQSIRDDGPQSHKKKAGTPTMGGGLILLSAMVPCLLWVDLLSPLVLAVIAVTVGFGLIGYADDYLKVSKKNTKGLSGKIRLLGEFLIAGITVFILVHFNDLSTVVAVPFAKNLNIDLGYFYVVFAALVITGTANAVNLTDGLDGLAIVPVIISASTLGLFAYVVGHYSIATYLQIPHVVGAGELTPVAAAMVAAGLGFLWFNTYPAQVFMGDVGSLSIGGFLGIMAVITRNELLMVLLGGVFVVEALSVITQVISFKLTGKRIFKMAPIHHHFELKGLTETKIIVRFWIISILLAVLSLATLKLR, encoded by the coding sequence ATGCTTTATCAGTGGCTCTATTCCTTAGCGGACCAGTTTTCTCCTTTGAATATCTTCCGCTACATCACCGTTCGCACTTTTATTTCATTCTTTACTTCTTTCTTCATGGCCTGGATGTGGGGTCCTTACTTCATCAACCGCCTCAAAGAAAAACATTTCGGTCAAAGTATTCGCGATGACGGTCCCCAAAGCCATAAAAAGAAAGCCGGCACGCCTACGATGGGTGGCGGGTTGATTTTGTTGAGTGCGATGGTGCCGTGTCTTTTGTGGGTGGATCTTTTGAGCCCACTGGTTCTGGCGGTGATTGCAGTGACGGTCGGTTTCGGTTTGATCGGTTATGCCGATGACTATTTGAAAGTGAGCAAAAAGAACACCAAAGGTCTGTCGGGCAAGATTCGTCTGCTAGGTGAGTTTCTGATTGCGGGGATTACTGTTTTTATTTTGGTTCATTTCAATGATCTATCGACTGTTGTGGCAGTGCCGTTTGCAAAAAATCTGAACATCGATCTTGGTTATTTCTATGTGGTGTTTGCGGCGCTTGTGATCACAGGCACTGCGAATGCGGTTAATTTGACAGATGGTCTTGATGGTCTTGCGATTGTGCCGGTGATTATTTCTGCGAGCACTCTGGGTTTGTTCGCTTATGTCGTCGGTCACTACTCGATTGCGACTTACTTACAGATTCCGCATGTTGTTGGCGCCGGGGAGTTGACTCCTGTAGCGGCTGCGATGGTGGCGGCAGGTCTCGGGTTTCTTTGGTTTAATACTTATCCGGCTCAGGTTTTCATGGGCGATGTGGGGAGCCTTAGCATCGGTGGCTTCCTTGGTATCATGGCGGTGATTACCCGCAATGAGCTCTTGATGGTTTTGCTCGGCGGCGTTTTCGTTGTCGAAGCCTTGTCCGTTATCACTCAGGTGATTTCGTTCAAGCTCACCGGCAAGAGAATTTTCAAGATGGCGCCGATCCATCATCACTTCGAGTTAAAAGGTCTCACTGAGACAAAGATTATTGTGCGATTTTGGATTATCTCCATTTTGTTGGCAGTCCTAAGTTTAGCGACATTGAAATTAAGGTAG
- a CDS encoding collagen-like protein: MKTSTYIRFAALLFVMSSAACLDKGTQDSASASSSETSAFSQSVSSMDAAGNCTPGKEGSIIYDIATKAFYMCAGKSWMAIEINSVKGDKGDTGATGPQGPQGVAGAQGLQGIQGAQGPQGPRGPTGSGGPSGFVIRDANHDVAARVIQFNTGGYMSGVAPGQSALVMYDGGELIWVNTLTGKFDGKADMVFFSGPNCTGTPYKRGLAEYGSPDVLNRIYVGKSDYGSYIAFYKAVGTATGVISTVSQRTFNQTPGMGTCSEGGQAFNTSLSGVGPMVVLQQIPIDSLKDLSSVAPLKVEFE; the protein is encoded by the coding sequence GTGAAAACTTCGACGTATATTCGTTTTGCTGCCTTACTTTTTGTAATGTCCTCTGCGGCTTGCTTAGATAAAGGAACTCAAGACTCCGCATCTGCAAGTTCAAGCGAGACCTCAGCCTTCTCTCAAAGTGTCTCATCCATGGACGCGGCAGGAAACTGCACGCCTGGGAAAGAAGGTTCAATAATCTATGATATTGCAACGAAGGCATTCTACATGTGTGCCGGTAAAAGCTGGATGGCGATCGAAATCAATAGTGTGAAAGGCGACAAAGGAGACACGGGTGCAACAGGTCCTCAAGGACCACAAGGTGTCGCCGGAGCGCAAGGTCTTCAGGGTATTCAAGGTGCGCAGGGTCCACAGGGGCCGCGCGGGCCAACGGGTTCTGGTGGGCCGTCGGGTTTTGTAATTCGTGATGCCAACCATGACGTAGCGGCAAGAGTTATTCAATTCAATACCGGAGGGTATATGTCTGGAGTAGCGCCTGGGCAAAGTGCACTTGTCATGTATGATGGTGGTGAACTTATTTGGGTGAATACGCTCACGGGTAAGTTTGATGGAAAAGCTGACATGGTCTTTTTCTCGGGCCCGAATTGCACGGGCACCCCATATAAGCGAGGTTTAGCGGAATATGGTTCTCCGGATGTGCTCAATAGGATTTATGTTGGTAAGTCTGATTATGGTAGTTATATAGCTTTTTACAAAGCTGTAGGTACAGCTACAGGTGTTATTTCAACTGTTAGTCAGCGAACCTTCAACCAAACGCCAGGGATGGGAACATGTTCAGAAGGTGGCCAAGCTTTTAATACGAGCTTATCCGGGGTAGGCCCAATGGTCGTTTTACAGCAGATTCCTATAGACAGCCTCAAAGATCTTTCGAGTGTTGCACCATTGAAAGTGGAGTTCGAATAA
- a CDS encoding NAD(P)H-dependent oxidoreductase — MKILSLCGSIRTDSSNHNLLLAVEGLLPQDIEWVGFQIKQLPFFDPILQFKNVPDVVSSFRKAAFESDYIVISTPEYAHGIPGILKNALEWLVCEETMKKKVVVFIATSSGGEFVREYLLETLRTMDMLASMDAIFTVTRARASISASGEILDADLREKLKIFLNKTFQ; from the coding sequence ATGAAAATACTGTCCTTATGCGGCAGCATCCGCACTGATTCTTCAAATCACAATTTGCTCTTAGCAGTTGAGGGGCTCTTGCCCCAAGATATAGAGTGGGTGGGTTTTCAGATCAAGCAGCTCCCTTTTTTTGATCCCATATTGCAATTTAAGAATGTCCCTGACGTTGTTAGTAGCTTTCGTAAGGCTGCCTTTGAGTCAGACTACATTGTTATTTCGACGCCCGAATATGCCCATGGCATTCCTGGTATATTAAAGAACGCCCTCGAGTGGCTTGTATGTGAAGAGACGATGAAAAAGAAAGTCGTCGTATTTATCGCTACAAGCAGTGGCGGCGAATTCGTGAGGGAATATCTACTCGAAACTCTTCGCACGATGGATATGCTCGCAAGCATGGATGCAATCTTCACTGTGACACGGGCTCGAGCATCCATTTCTGCGTCAGGTGAAATCCTCGATGCTGACTTACGAGAAAAGCTTAAAATATTCCTGAATAAGACTTTCCAATAA
- a CDS encoding serine esterase, with amino-acid sequence MRKLAKVYCLDEYHDDNAPWVILFHGYGADASDLEPLKDYIPTQKKLNWLFPQGLIDVPIGPGWTGKAWWPLQMSTLESDFSATKPEGIEKVRSEIMNMIDALKVPWSKIILGGFSQGAMLATDVYLHAPETPAGLVLMSGALINKNELKPLVEKRRGEKFFQCHGANDQVLQMRSARQLESLLNSGGMKGGCLEFQGGHEIPPTMLVKLSEYLNAQISAKSL; translated from the coding sequence ATGAGAAAACTCGCAAAAGTATATTGCCTCGACGAATATCATGATGACAACGCCCCATGGGTCATTCTTTTTCATGGATACGGCGCAGATGCATCTGATCTCGAACCTCTGAAGGATTACATTCCAACTCAGAAAAAATTAAACTGGTTGTTTCCTCAAGGACTCATCGATGTGCCGATTGGTCCTGGTTGGACAGGAAAAGCTTGGTGGCCTTTGCAAATGAGTACTCTCGAGAGTGATTTCAGTGCGACAAAGCCAGAAGGCATCGAAAAAGTTCGCAGCGAAATTATGAACATGATCGACGCACTCAAGGTGCCCTGGAGCAAAATTATTCTCGGCGGATTTTCTCAAGGCGCGATGCTGGCAACAGATGTTTACCTTCATGCTCCGGAAACGCCTGCGGGACTGGTTTTGATGTCTGGCGCCTTGATCAATAAAAATGAGCTTAAACCTTTGGTCGAAAAACGCCGAGGTGAAAAATTCTTCCAATGTCATGGCGCAAATGATCAAGTGTTGCAAATGCGCAGCGCTCGCCAACTAGAGTCATTACTAAATAGTGGTGGTATGAAGGGCGGGTGTCTTGAGTTTCAAGGAGGGCACGAAATCCCTCCTACGATGTTGGTAAAACTCAGCGAATACTTGAATGCGCAGATCAGCGCAAAATCACTGTAA
- a CDS encoding UDP-N-acetylmuramoyl-tripeptide--D-alanyl-D-alanine ligase, whose amino-acid sequence MRTMELKDVLTATKGQALSEVKQKFQGIGTDTRQSLEGQLFVALKGDSFDAHNFLDKAVAQGAAGLLVHEDSPMVQSLKGKVSIIKVADTLKGLQDLGNWARKTAKATIIGITGSNGKTTTKEFTAAILDSFKTVHYSKGSFNNHWGVPFTLLQLDPQKEIAVVEMGMNHAGEITELVKIAEPDIVVCTMVGRAHIEHFGTIEKIAEAKEEIYEAASPTATRVYNLDNPLTRKMYEKAQKRFPQAKLVTFSSQDPKADVYLKLEAMGLQSLKVAGHIEDEDGEVTVPVFGAQNLTNLMAAAAIGVAAGLDPEQVWTGLSHCKTIWGRNQLLELKSGAQMIFDGYNANPDSMKALLDNVKILTTKGRKIGVFGEMLEMGTLANSLHEELGELVGKTGFDKVYFIGASYEAFEKGLKKSGYKNAFNIAKDFKDEIAREFASDLRPGDMAMVKGSRGMKLERFVLPCEPKDFSVNK is encoded by the coding sequence ATGAGAACAATGGAACTGAAAGATGTTCTAACGGCCACGAAAGGCCAAGCCCTCAGTGAAGTAAAGCAAAAATTCCAAGGCATCGGCACCGACACCCGCCAATCTCTCGAGGGCCAGCTCTTTGTGGCTCTGAAGGGTGACAGCTTCGATGCACATAACTTTCTCGATAAAGCTGTGGCTCAAGGGGCGGCGGGTTTGCTGGTGCACGAAGATTCTCCGATGGTGCAATCGCTGAAAGGCAAAGTAAGCATCATTAAAGTTGCTGACACTTTGAAAGGCCTGCAGGATCTTGGCAACTGGGCCCGTAAAACGGCGAAGGCCACGATCATCGGCATTACCGGCTCTAACGGCAAGACCACGACAAAAGAATTCACCGCAGCTATTTTAGATAGTTTTAAAACAGTTCACTACAGCAAAGGCAGCTTCAATAATCACTGGGGAGTGCCGTTTACTTTGCTTCAGCTCGATCCGCAGAAAGAAATCGCGGTGGTTGAGATGGGGATGAATCACGCCGGTGAAATCACAGAGCTCGTGAAAATCGCTGAGCCTGATATCGTTGTTTGTACGATGGTGGGCCGCGCTCACATTGAGCACTTCGGCACGATTGAGAAAATTGCTGAAGCTAAAGAAGAAATCTATGAAGCGGCAAGCCCAACGGCAACCCGTGTTTACAATCTCGACAATCCACTGACACGTAAAATGTACGAAAAAGCGCAAAAGAGATTCCCGCAAGCAAAGCTTGTCACTTTCTCTTCGCAGGATCCCAAGGCTGACGTTTATTTGAAACTCGAAGCGATGGGCTTGCAGAGTTTGAAGGTCGCCGGCCACATCGAAGATGAAGACGGCGAAGTGACAGTGCCGGTTTTTGGCGCGCAGAACCTCACAAACTTGATGGCAGCTGCAGCAATTGGTGTGGCAGCGGGATTAGATCCGGAGCAAGTTTGGACGGGACTCAGCCATTGCAAAACGATCTGGGGTCGCAATCAGTTGCTGGAGCTTAAATCCGGCGCGCAGATGATCTTTGACGGTTACAACGCGAATCCCGATTCCATGAAAGCTTTGTTGGATAACGTAAAAATCCTAACCACCAAGGGCCGCAAAATCGGCGTGTTTGGCGAGATGCTTGAAATGGGAACGCTCGCGAACTCATTGCACGAAGAACTCGGCGAGCTGGTTGGCAAAACAGGTTTCGATAAAGTGTACTTCATCGGCGCAAGCTATGAAGCTTTCGAAAAAGGTCTTAAAAAATCCGGCTACAAAAACGCTTTCAATATCGCCAAAGATTTCAAAGACGAAATCGCCCGCGAATTCGCAAGCGATCTCCGCCCAGGCGACATGGCCATGGTGAAAGGCTCCCGCGGCATGAAGCTTGAGCGCTTTGTTTTGCCGTGTGAACCGAAGGATTTCTCCGTTAATAAGTAA
- a CDS encoding histidine kinase — MSSENFRQLKPFCSVLILIFTFFSLVFLQMEERRLGYSVLKLSREHKKILEDKHVREIQLVKVTRPQLVEHMAQSKFTLKKIQADQIIHLSGSTASVVDMTPATKAAPNVAKKEL, encoded by the coding sequence ATGAGCTCGGAAAATTTTAGACAGCTAAAGCCTTTTTGCAGCGTTTTGATTTTGATTTTTACATTCTTCTCGTTGGTGTTCTTGCAAATGGAAGAGCGCCGTCTTGGTTACAGCGTTTTGAAGCTGAGCCGCGAACATAAGAAAATTCTCGAAGATAAACACGTTCGCGAAATCCAACTCGTGAAAGTTACGCGTCCACAACTTGTGGAGCACATGGCTCAATCCAAATTTACGCTTAAGAAAATTCAAGCTGATCAAATCATCCATCTGAGTGGAAGCACGGCAAGCGTTGTTGATATGACTCCGGCAACAAAAGCGGCTCCAAATGTGGCAAAGAAGGAGCTCTAG